In Halalkalibaculum roseum, a single window of DNA contains:
- the ispE gene encoding 4-(cytidine 5'-diphospho)-2-C-methyl-D-erythritol kinase, translating into MSWIAESYAKINLGLHVLERLPTGYHRIETGFCFLEWKDKFEIEQASEMELELSDESIPTDDGNLINQAVSVLQRYVGLENNYRIQVEKNIPAGAGLGGGSSNAALTLRMLNKIEELGLSNEDLIDLSRDLGADVPFFIRGKTGIGKGIGHEIEEIDIQPDLWIVTCFPNVQSSTPEAYRYCEPNPNPDFELERVLTEEDPEEWRYMLFNDLEQSVFQRVQVSGNLKDQFYEFGAIYASMTGSGSAVYGIFEQDFVAINAYNGLLDLDLPTNITRPGFSPDYGIYRKE; encoded by the coding sequence ATGAGCTGGATAGCCGAATCTTATGCAAAAATCAATCTCGGACTCCATGTACTGGAGCGCCTTCCCACCGGCTACCATCGCATTGAAACCGGCTTCTGCTTCCTGGAGTGGAAAGATAAGTTTGAGATCGAGCAGGCTTCTGAAATGGAACTTGAACTTTCCGATGAGTCAATTCCTACCGATGACGGTAACCTGATAAACCAGGCCGTATCGGTGCTTCAGCGTTATGTGGGGCTGGAGAATAACTACCGGATTCAAGTGGAGAAGAATATACCTGCAGGCGCAGGCTTGGGAGGCGGTAGCAGCAATGCCGCCCTGACCCTTCGCATGCTCAACAAGATTGAAGAGCTTGGCCTGAGTAATGAGGACCTGATCGATTTAAGCAGGGATCTGGGAGCTGATGTACCTTTCTTCATCCGGGGAAAAACAGGCATAGGTAAAGGCATAGGTCATGAAATTGAAGAGATCGATATTCAGCCGGACCTTTGGATTGTAACTTGTTTCCCGAATGTGCAAAGCAGTACTCCCGAGGCCTATCGGTACTGCGAACCGAATCCGAATCCCGACTTCGAACTGGAAAGAGTTCTGACCGAAGAGGATCCGGAAGAGTGGCGATACATGCTATTCAATGACCTGGAGCAGTCAGTGTTTCAGCGCGTTCAGGTTTCGGGCAATTTGAAAGATCAATTCTACGAATTCGGCGCTATCTATGCATCCATGACCGGAAGTGGCTCTGCGGTGTACGGTATATTTGAGCAAGATTTTGTTGCCATTAATGCCTATAATGGTCTGCTTGATCTGGACCTGCCGACAAATATCACCAGGCCGGGCTTTTCACCTGACTACGGCATTTACCGGAAAGAGTAA
- a CDS encoding glycogen/starch/alpha-glucan phosphorylase: MDTDLQVAPRTGMDVDAFKKDIEQHLHYTLAKDKFSTTQWDNYRSVVLSVMDRLHDRWIDTQQRYYREESKRVYYISMEFLIGRLMDNMLINLGLQDVAAEAFKEVGMDYDKIREAEVDAGLGNGGLGRLAACYLDSMATLGIPAIGYGIRYDYGIFDQEIENGWQVEKPDLWLKYGYPWGIVRPKIQHPVKFYGETTSYVDDQGREHFDWVNTHDVQALAYDTPIPGYRNDVVNHLRLWKAASSHLFDLKSFNQGEYIEAVRTNLQEENISRVLYPNDKVFKGQELRLKQEYFLVSASLRDAFERFKTQFDDLRKIPQKMAIQCNDTHPNLAIPELMRLLMDEENLEWEQSWDIVTKTINYTNHTLMPEALEQWPLSLMSNLLPRHTQIIREIDRRFLNSIEVQGNGADHRKNRMRIISNEMDSRVRMANLGIVGSHKVNGVSEIHSDLMKKTIFKDFYEKYPEKFTNVTNGITPRRWLRQCNRKLADLISEHIGDEWVTHLDQLEKVEPLAEDDTFREQFAEIKRKNKKRLADYIERELDVKVNPESIFDVQIKRIHEYKRQLMAAFHAITLYNRIKANPDGDFTPRTIIFAGKAAPGYTMAKLHIKLINCVADKINNDPDIGDKLKCVFLPNYSVSLAEIMIPATNLSEQISTAGMEASGTGNMKFALNGALTIGTLDGANIEIREQVGDENIFIFGLTVEDIDELRSSGYNPNEYVDGNEELQKIIAQLSNGFFSPEDDTEIFMPIINALLNQGDYFMVLADYDAYVKKQEEVEKVFNNPDEWNRRAIINVANMGHFSSDRSIRDYADEIWKVDVK; the protein is encoded by the coding sequence ATGGATACCGATCTACAAGTAGCACCTCGAACCGGGATGGATGTGGATGCCTTTAAAAAGGATATCGAGCAGCACCTGCATTATACCCTGGCCAAAGATAAATTTTCCACCACCCAGTGGGACAATTATCGCAGTGTCGTACTCAGCGTAATGGACCGCCTGCACGATCGCTGGATTGATACCCAACAGCGATATTATCGCGAGGAGTCGAAAAGAGTATACTACATTTCGATGGAGTTTTTGATTGGCCGCCTGATGGACAATATGCTGATCAACCTGGGTCTGCAGGATGTGGCTGCAGAAGCTTTCAAGGAAGTGGGCATGGATTACGACAAGATTCGTGAGGCGGAAGTGGACGCTGGTTTAGGCAACGGGGGACTGGGCAGACTGGCTGCCTGCTATCTCGATTCGATGGCAACTCTGGGGATACCGGCTATAGGTTATGGCATTCGTTACGATTACGGAATTTTTGACCAGGAAATTGAAAACGGCTGGCAGGTCGAAAAACCTGACCTGTGGCTCAAGTACGGATATCCCTGGGGCATCGTTCGTCCGAAAATCCAGCATCCCGTCAAATTTTATGGTGAAACTACTTCCTACGTGGATGATCAGGGTCGGGAGCATTTCGACTGGGTGAATACCCATGATGTGCAAGCCTTGGCCTACGATACACCAATCCCGGGCTACCGGAATGATGTGGTGAATCACCTTCGCCTCTGGAAGGCAGCTTCGTCTCATTTGTTTGACCTGAAAAGCTTCAACCAGGGAGAATATATTGAGGCTGTTCGTACAAACCTTCAGGAGGAAAATATTTCCCGCGTGCTCTATCCCAACGACAAGGTATTCAAGGGACAGGAGCTGAGATTGAAGCAGGAGTATTTCCTGGTATCTGCCTCTTTGCGGGATGCTTTTGAGCGGTTTAAAACCCAGTTCGATGATTTGCGAAAGATACCCCAAAAGATGGCCATTCAGTGCAACGATACGCATCCCAACCTGGCCATTCCCGAGCTGATGCGTCTTCTGATGGATGAGGAAAATTTGGAGTGGGAACAGAGCTGGGATATTGTCACTAAGACGATCAATTATACCAACCACACCCTTATGCCGGAAGCCCTGGAGCAGTGGCCGCTATCACTGATGTCGAATCTACTGCCCCGGCATACGCAAATCATCCGTGAGATAGATAGGAGATTTTTAAACTCAATTGAGGTTCAGGGCAACGGTGCCGATCACCGAAAGAATAGGATGCGCATTATCAGTAATGAGATGGACTCACGGGTCCGAATGGCGAATCTCGGTATCGTAGGTTCGCACAAGGTAAATGGGGTATCGGAAATCCACAGTGATCTGATGAAGAAAACCATCTTCAAGGATTTCTATGAAAAGTACCCGGAAAAATTCACCAACGTGACGAACGGTATTACACCGCGACGCTGGCTCCGCCAGTGCAATCGAAAACTGGCTGATCTTATCTCTGAACACATAGGGGATGAATGGGTAACACATCTTGACCAGCTGGAAAAAGTTGAGCCTCTGGCTGAGGATGACACGTTCAGGGAACAATTTGCCGAAATAAAACGCAAAAACAAGAAGCGTTTGGCCGATTATATTGAAAGAGAGCTTGACGTAAAGGTCAACCCGGAATCAATATTTGACGTACAGATCAAAAGAATCCACGAGTACAAACGCCAGTTGATGGCAGCGTTTCATGCCATTACGCTTTATAACCGTATCAAGGCAAATCCTGATGGTGACTTCACACCAAGGACTATCATCTTTGCCGGAAAAGCGGCGCCGGGCTACACCATGGCCAAACTCCATATCAAGCTGATTAATTGTGTGGCGGATAAGATCAATAATGATCCGGATATCGGAGATAAGCTGAAATGTGTTTTCTTGCCCAATTACAGTGTATCCCTTGCCGAGATTATGATTCCGGCGACCAATCTATCGGAGCAGATATCCACAGCTGGCATGGAAGCCTCGGGAACAGGAAATATGAAATTTGCTCTGAATGGTGCACTAACTATCGGTACGCTTGATGGAGCCAACATTGAAATCAGAGAACAGGTTGGGGACGAAAACATCTTTATTTTCGGACTCACCGTCGAAGATATAGACGAACTTCGCTCATCGGGTTATAATCCGAATGAGTATGTCGATGGCAATGAAGAGCTTCAAAAGATCATTGCCCAGCTAAGCAACGGGTTTTTCAGTCCTGAAGATGATACCGAAATATTCATGCCCATCATCAATGCGCTGCTAAATCAGGGCGATTATTTTATGGTGCTGGCTGATTATGATGCTTATGTGAAAAAGCAGGAAGAGGTGGAAAAGGTATTCAATAATCCGGATGAGTGGAATCGGCGTGCCATCATCAATGTGGCCAATATGGGCCATTTCTCTTCCGATCGGTCCATCCGCGACTACGCAGATGAAATATGGAAAGTGGATGTAAAATAA
- a CDS encoding DEAD/DEAH box helicase, with product MNTFQELGLSAPIVEAVRQLGFTEPMPVQKEVIPTLLNQQTDVVALAQTGTGKTAAFGLPLVQKTDHSINKPQALVLSPTRELCIQITKDIKDFSSNQHQISTLAVYGGSSINKQIQALKRGVQIIAATPGRLLDLLRRGKIDTSAIKTVVLDEADELLNMGFQNDLNAIFDTLPKNYKTWLFSATMPNSVERIANRYMDNPIRKTVGTRNAGSDNVTHKYVVAASRNRYEALTRLIDVNSDMYGIIFCRTRRDTENVARKLANDGYKADYINGDLSQSQRDRVMKRFRSKQVRLMVATDVASRGIDVEDLTHIINYQIPDDLESYTHRSGRTGRAGKNGISIAIVQNNEKGKIRQIEKTIKQKFEYMEVPTAMDIQQMQITDWVDKVKSTDVPKGKVDQIMPTIMNELEDLSKEELLRQFLAVKFNGSLEKSSPANESHPTNGNAKTKSRGHNNIAETGYERFFINLGKKHNLKPGHLIGMINDETRTDGIDIGKIDLMGSFSFFEADVQHTDTILGAFSRNVNYRGNSVTVEIAKPA from the coding sequence ATGAATACATTTCAAGAACTGGGCCTTTCTGCGCCCATCGTAGAAGCCGTACGCCAACTTGGTTTTACGGAACCCATGCCCGTACAAAAGGAAGTAATACCCACTTTATTAAACCAGCAAACCGACGTGGTTGCACTGGCACAAACCGGAACCGGGAAAACAGCCGCATTCGGACTCCCACTGGTACAGAAAACCGATCACTCTATCAACAAGCCACAGGCACTTGTCCTCTCCCCAACGAGGGAGCTGTGCATACAGATCACCAAAGATATTAAGGACTTTTCAAGCAATCAGCACCAGATTAGCACACTAGCGGTCTATGGCGGCAGCAGCATTAATAAACAGATACAAGCCCTTAAAAGAGGTGTACAAATTATCGCCGCTACTCCCGGAAGGTTACTGGATCTGCTTAGAAGGGGCAAAATTGATACTTCAGCCATTAAAACTGTAGTATTAGATGAAGCCGATGAGCTTCTAAACATGGGCTTTCAAAACGATCTCAATGCCATTTTTGATACCCTGCCCAAGAACTATAAAACATGGCTGTTTTCTGCTACCATGCCGAATTCCGTAGAGCGCATTGCGAACCGCTATATGGATAACCCGATACGAAAAACGGTCGGTACAAGAAATGCAGGTTCTGATAATGTCACTCACAAATACGTTGTTGCTGCCTCTCGTAATCGCTACGAAGCCTTGACAAGATTGATCGATGTGAATTCAGATATGTATGGTATCATATTTTGCCGAACCCGCAGAGATACCGAAAACGTAGCCAGAAAGTTGGCAAATGACGGTTATAAAGCGGATTACATAAATGGTGATCTATCACAGTCGCAGAGAGATCGTGTCATGAAAAGGTTTCGCAGCAAGCAAGTCCGTCTCATGGTCGCCACCGATGTGGCATCCCGCGGCATTGATGTGGAAGACTTGACGCATATTATTAACTACCAGATTCCCGATGATCTGGAGAGCTATACCCACAGAAGCGGACGTACAGGACGTGCCGGGAAAAACGGGATTTCTATCGCAATTGTACAGAATAACGAGAAAGGTAAAATCCGCCAGATAGAAAAGACCATCAAACAAAAGTTCGAATACATGGAAGTACCTACCGCCATGGATATTCAGCAAATGCAGATTACCGACTGGGTGGATAAAGTAAAATCAACCGACGTACCCAAAGGCAAGGTTGATCAAATCATGCCGACAATTATGAATGAGCTGGAAGATTTAAGCAAAGAAGAACTGTTGCGACAGTTTTTGGCTGTGAAATTTAACGGTTCGCTTGAAAAATCAAGCCCTGCGAATGAATCACACCCTACTAACGGCAATGCAAAGACCAAATCAAGAGGTCACAATAATATTGCTGAAACCGGGTATGAGCGATTCTTTATCAACCTGGGCAAGAAGCATAACCTGAAACCGGGTCATCTGATCGGAATGATCAATGATGAAACCCGAACGGATGGCATTGATATCGGCAAGATCGACCTCATGGGCTCCTTCTCCTTTTTTGAAGCCGATGTTCAACATACGGATACTATACTTGGAGCTTTTTCAAGAAACGTAAATTATCGGGGGAACTCGGTAACTGTAGAAATTGCTAAACCGGCTTAA
- a CDS encoding MarR family winged helix-turn-helix transcriptional regulator produces MALKTENCLYFQTNSLSRILSGMADDVFRDVGLSPSHAFLLMTVNDEPGIQPSQLSELLRLSPSTITRLIEKMEYQGYLERASEGRATHVHPTDKCRDKDADLREAWEALKDRYTQKLGERYTEVLTEMAVKAKDQLESEN; encoded by the coding sequence ATGGCCTTAAAAACAGAAAACTGCCTGTACTTTCAAACCAATAGTCTTTCCCGCATCCTTTCGGGCATGGCGGATGACGTGTTCAGGGATGTGGGTCTGTCACCCAGTCATGCTTTTCTGCTTATGACAGTAAATGATGAACCGGGAATTCAACCGTCCCAGCTAAGTGAGTTGCTTCGATTAAGTCCATCCACGATTACCCGTCTCATTGAGAAGATGGAATACCAGGGATACCTGGAGAGAGCTTCAGAAGGAAGAGCCACGCATGTTCACCCAACTGATAAGTGCCGGGATAAAGATGCTGATCTTAGGGAAGCGTGGGAAGCACTGAAAGATCGTTACACTCAAAAACTGGGTGAACGCTATACCGAAGTTCTTACAGAGATGGCCGTTAAGGCTAAAGATCAACTGGAGAGTGAGAACTAG
- a CDS encoding cation:proton antiporter family protein, translated as MDILWVGVAFIFGMLVSRIKLPPLVGYLAAGAALSAYGYEAGAALHEIAHLGVIFLLFTVGLHLRLKNIIRKEVLGTGGIHLLVSTGIFVPVALAFGYDIIAAIIIAIVLSFSSTVLTAKNLERRGELGAFHGRVAIGILILQDIVAIILLGLTSGTAPSPWSLALLGLPLIRPGIIKLVELSDEEELKLLFALMLALGGGALFDGLGLSSELGALIAGMLLSGHKVADELSKKLWGLKEAFLVGFFLEVGLAGLPSLQDFYLAMAALAVLPLKALLFFALMLLFRLRARTSFVATVSLTSYSEFTLIAGSVAAAAGFIPSGVVVAFALLTAISFALNAPLSIWEEELWQKFEMALSRFERDVRHPDQQIISLGSAEYLVVGMGNAGKAAYDRLKREEKHVVGMDIDPARIERNLSEGRRVIYGDMQDVELWNNLNLKGIKSVILAIGTPEAKVNATRYMRQNNFEGTIFALTMRDEEFKALGEAGASAVCLPITQAGRKLAELSLSDDINPDNMIFSPELSN; from the coding sequence ATGGACATACTTTGGGTTGGGGTTGCATTTATTTTCGGGATGCTGGTTTCCCGTATCAAGCTTCCGCCGCTGGTCGGTTATCTGGCTGCCGGAGCAGCTCTCTCGGCTTACGGATATGAAGCCGGGGCCGCGCTCCATGAAATTGCACACCTCGGGGTTATCTTTCTTCTTTTCACCGTAGGTTTACATCTGCGGCTCAAAAACATCATTCGCAAAGAGGTGCTGGGAACCGGTGGTATACACCTGTTGGTAAGTACCGGAATCTTTGTACCTGTTGCACTTGCCTTCGGCTACGATATCATTGCCGCTATTATCATTGCCATCGTATTGAGCTTTTCTAGTACCGTGCTTACAGCCAAAAACCTGGAACGGCGTGGGGAGCTGGGCGCCTTTCATGGGCGTGTCGCAATCGGTATTCTTATCCTCCAGGATATCGTTGCTATCATACTACTCGGGCTTACCAGCGGCACCGCACCTTCTCCCTGGAGCCTGGCTCTTCTGGGTCTGCCGCTAATCAGACCGGGCATTATCAAACTGGTTGAATTGAGCGATGAGGAAGAATTGAAACTTCTTTTTGCGCTGATGCTGGCCCTTGGCGGCGGTGCTTTATTCGATGGACTCGGCCTCTCTTCAGAACTCGGCGCTCTGATAGCCGGCATGCTGTTATCGGGACATAAGGTTGCCGATGAGCTTTCAAAAAAACTCTGGGGACTCAAAGAGGCATTTCTGGTAGGCTTCTTTTTGGAAGTAGGACTGGCGGGATTACCAAGTCTTCAGGATTTCTACCTGGCTATGGCCGCACTTGCTGTACTTCCGCTTAAAGCCCTACTCTTTTTTGCCCTGATGCTATTGTTCAGACTTCGTGCCAGAACTTCTTTTGTGGCTACCGTTTCGCTGACATCCTATAGTGAGTTTACCCTGATTGCCGGTTCGGTGGCAGCAGCTGCAGGTTTCATTCCCTCGGGTGTGGTGGTAGCCTTTGCTTTGCTCACTGCAATCTCATTCGCTTTAAATGCCCCCCTTTCTATTTGGGAAGAGGAGCTGTGGCAAAAATTTGAAATGGCCCTCTCCCGCTTTGAACGTGACGTGCGTCATCCCGACCAGCAAATCATATCACTGGGATCTGCCGAATACCTGGTAGTTGGCATGGGTAATGCAGGTAAAGCAGCGTACGACCGCCTGAAGAGAGAAGAAAAACATGTAGTAGGCATGGATATTGACCCTGCCCGCATTGAACGAAATCTTTCGGAAGGAAGGAGAGTGATTTACGGTGACATGCAGGATGTTGAACTGTGGAACAATCTGAACCTGAAAGGAATTAAGTCCGTCATCCTGGCTATCGGTACCCCGGAAGCAAAAGTCAATGCCACCCGCTACATGCGTCAGAATAACTTTGAAGGTACCATCTTTGCACTGACTATGCGTGACGAGGAATTCAAGGCACTCGGTGAAGCCGGTGCCAGTGCCGTCTGCCTGCCCATTACCCAGGCGGGAAGAAAACTTGCTGAATTAAGCCTGTCAGATGATATAAATCCTGACAACATGATATTTAGTCCGGAGCTAAGCAATTAA
- a CDS encoding alpha/beta hydrolase, with protein sequence MSLFRVDPDNPFHGPHQGKPVSKAGVTAEEADAAMILVHGRGASAESMLLFADEFQHDGIHYRAIQADRHTWYPNSFLAPKEQNQPGISSGLQAIHDEIRSLNKAGIATNKIVLLGFSQGACLSSEFAARHPQRYGGLAILSGGLIGPEVSGDNYIGSFEGTPVFMGCSDYDPHIPQERVDKTAEILKALGADVTKKIYPGMGHTVNEDEIRHIDRLLDRLVKREKSE encoded by the coding sequence ATGTCACTATTCCGAGTTGATCCCGACAATCCCTTTCACGGTCCCCATCAGGGTAAACCGGTATCCAAGGCCGGTGTTACTGCTGAAGAAGCTGATGCAGCCATGATATTGGTCCATGGGCGAGGTGCAAGTGCCGAGAGCATGCTATTATTTGCTGATGAATTTCAGCATGATGGCATTCACTATCGTGCCATCCAGGCTGACCGGCACACCTGGTATCCCAATTCATTTCTTGCTCCCAAAGAGCAAAATCAGCCCGGAATATCGAGCGGACTCCAGGCAATCCACGATGAGATTCGCTCGCTCAATAAAGCGGGTATTGCGACAAATAAAATTGTGCTGCTCGGTTTTTCACAAGGTGCCTGCCTCAGTTCTGAGTTTGCAGCACGACATCCCCAGCGATACGGTGGGCTGGCCATACTCAGCGGCGGATTGATTGGCCCGGAAGTGAGCGGGGATAACTATATCGGCTCTTTTGAAGGTACGCCCGTTTTTATGGGATGCAGCGATTATGACCCGCACATTCCCCAGGAACGCGTCGACAAAACGGCTGAGATTCTAAAAGCGCTGGGTGCCGATGTTACCAAAAAAATATATCCGGGAATGGGTCACACCGTAAACGAAGATGAGATCAGGCATATAGACCGCTTGCTCGACCGTCTGGTTAAAAGGGAAAAGTCCGAGTGA
- a CDS encoding VOC family protein — MKKHQKGIHHITVMAGNPRQNVDFYVKTLGLRMVKKSVNQDDPGTYHLFYGNASATPGSSLTFFPWPRAVKGDPGSGEAVAVSFSTPENSLEFWENRFDELSVPHGDPFERFGLTVLPFEDPDGLSLELVFEDNNLNPAEESSWQGTVSKENAIRGFWGTTLKLTQEKPTAEILESILGFSKTDSNEQGSLYTTDAPIGSKVLIETVKPESGSNGRGIIHHVAFRAKDEEELDEMRRKVQNMGLSPTQIIDRHWFKSVYYQTPGGVLFEMASDGPGYAVDEDPEHLGEKLILPPWLESRRDLIEKRLPEIEA; from the coding sequence ATGAAAAAACACCAGAAAGGAATTCACCATATTACCGTAATGGCGGGCAACCCCAGGCAAAACGTTGATTTTTACGTTAAAACCCTCGGTTTACGCATGGTTAAAAAATCAGTAAACCAGGATGATCCCGGCACCTATCACCTTTTTTACGGAAACGCCTCGGCAACCCCCGGTTCCAGCCTCACATTTTTCCCTTGGCCCAGAGCCGTCAAAGGAGATCCCGGTTCCGGCGAAGCCGTTGCGGTTTCCTTTTCGACACCTGAAAATTCTCTCGAGTTCTGGGAAAACAGGTTCGATGAATTATCCGTACCGCACGGAGATCCTTTTGAACGCTTCGGTCTGACTGTTCTCCCCTTTGAAGATCCGGATGGCCTTTCATTGGAACTCGTTTTTGAAGATAACAATCTCAATCCTGCTGAAGAATCAAGCTGGCAGGGTACAGTTTCAAAAGAGAATGCCATAAGGGGATTTTGGGGAACGACTCTGAAACTGACTCAGGAAAAACCGACAGCAGAAATATTGGAAAGTATTCTGGGTTTCAGCAAAACTGATTCTAACGAACAGGGTAGCCTATATACGACAGATGCCCCTATCGGAAGCAAGGTACTCATCGAAACCGTGAAGCCGGAATCAGGAAGCAATGGCAGAGGTATTATTCATCATGTTGCATTCCGGGCAAAGGATGAAGAAGAACTGGATGAAATGCGCCGCAAAGTGCAAAACATGGGACTTTCGCCAACTCAAATTATTGATCGACACTGGTTTAAATCGGTGTATTACCAAACTCCCGGAGGTGTGCTGTTTGAAATGGCCAGCGACGGACCCGGCTATGCGGTTGATGAAGATCCCGAGCATCTTGGTGAGAAACTGATACTGCCGCCCTGGCTGGAGTCACGACGTGACCTCATTGAAAAAAGACTTCCAGAGATTGAGGCTTAA
- a CDS encoding ring-cleaving dioxygenase, with product MSQAHGIHHITAVAGDPQKNLDFYAGSLGLRLVKKTVNFDDPSVYHLYYGDETGNPGTILTFFPWSHLQQGHPDRGQAIAISFSIPTGSVSFWTNHLEEQGVDYIEPFTRFGKEVIGIQDPDGLHLELIADPVADETDGWNGGPIPGEHAIRGIHGITLAEDDFRPTGELLTEQLGFSEIEREHDRVLYRTENKFGATVEIIDNAQLDGRPGKGTVHHVAFRAKDDEEQSGIRKELLNKGYHVTDVKDRQYFRSVYFHEPGGVLFEIATDEPGFATDETVDELGTTLKLPSWLEERRDLIEADLPKLVMVHG from the coding sequence ATGAGCCAAGCTCATGGCATCCATCACATAACAGCAGTAGCCGGTGACCCGCAGAAGAACCTGGATTTCTATGCGGGGTCTCTCGGTCTTCGGCTGGTAAAGAAGACCGTCAATTTTGACGATCCTTCGGTCTATCACCTCTATTATGGAGATGAAACCGGCAATCCGGGAACCATATTAACTTTCTTTCCTTGGTCGCACCTTCAGCAAGGCCATCCCGATCGAGGTCAGGCTATTGCCATTTCATTTTCCATTCCAACTGGTTCTGTATCTTTCTGGACGAATCACCTGGAAGAGCAGGGAGTAGATTATATTGAACCATTTACCCGATTTGGTAAAGAAGTCATTGGCATTCAGGACCCGGACGGATTGCATCTGGAACTTATTGCCGATCCGGTTGCCGATGAAACCGATGGCTGGAATGGCGGACCGATTCCCGGTGAACATGCCATTCGAGGTATTCATGGGATCACGCTTGCCGAAGATGATTTTCGTCCTACCGGCGAACTCCTTACCGAACAGCTTGGTTTCAGTGAAATAGAGCGTGAACATGATCGTGTTCTTTATCGAACGGAAAACAAGTTCGGAGCTACTGTTGAAATTATTGACAACGCCCAGCTGGATGGCCGTCCCGGCAAAGGTACCGTCCACCATGTTGCTTTCCGGGCAAAAGATGACGAGGAGCAATCCGGGATCAGAAAAGAACTGCTGAACAAAGGATACCATGTTACGGACGTAAAAGACCGGCAGTATTTTCGTTCCGTGTATTTCCATGAGCCCGGTGGAGTTCTTTTCGAAATTGCCACTGACGAACCCGGTTTTGCAACGGATGAAACAGTAGATGAGCTTGGAACGACACTCAAGTTACCTTCGTGGCTGGAAGAGCGTAGAGATTTGATAGAAGCTGATTTACCAAAACTTGTTATGGTACACGGATAA
- a CDS encoding alkene reductase, whose product MEQSTNPLLQSYKLGNISLPNRLVMAPMTRNRAGEGNTATELMATYYRQRSSAGLIVSEGTQISEQGVGYPNTPGIHSEEQVESWKKVTNAVHEEGGKIFAQIWHVGRISHPIFHDGDLPVAPSAIKPEGQTFTPEGMKDFVTPRALETEEIPGVIDDYVKAAENAIRAGFDGVEIHGANGYLIDQFIQDGTNNRTDKYGGSKENRARFALEVTEAVTKAIGSERTGIRLSPSGEFNDMYDSNPKETFSYLIEQLNNYDLAYLHLVEPLTDVSDMPNYTKQVAEFFRPSYEGTLITCGNYDRESGMEVLREENADLVGYAKLFLANPDLPKRFAVNAELNEPDRDTFYGGDEKGYTDYSFMKEEDKTAQEVA is encoded by the coding sequence ATGGAACAATCGACAAATCCCCTACTTCAGAGTTATAAATTGGGCAACATATCACTTCCCAACCGACTAGTGATGGCTCCTATGACCAGGAACAGGGCCGGTGAGGGAAATACCGCTACAGAATTAATGGCAACATACTACAGACAGCGGTCTTCGGCCGGATTAATTGTTTCTGAAGGTACCCAGATTTCTGAACAGGGTGTGGGCTATCCCAATACCCCGGGTATACATTCTGAGGAGCAGGTGGAAAGCTGGAAAAAGGTAACGAACGCCGTTCATGAAGAAGGTGGGAAAATATTTGCCCAGATTTGGCATGTAGGCCGTATTTCTCATCCAATATTTCACGATGGTGATCTGCCCGTTGCACCTTCTGCCATTAAACCCGAAGGCCAGACATTTACTCCTGAAGGGATGAAAGACTTCGTTACACCTAGGGCTCTGGAGACTGAGGAAATACCCGGAGTTATCGATGATTATGTAAAAGCTGCTGAAAATGCTATCCGGGCAGGATTCGACGGTGTTGAGATACACGGGGCCAACGGTTACCTTATCGACCAGTTTATTCAGGATGGAACCAATAATCGAACCGATAAATACGGTGGCAGCAAAGAAAATCGAGCCCGCTTTGCCCTTGAAGTTACTGAAGCTGTAACAAAAGCCATCGGTTCAGAAAGAACCGGCATCCGACTCTCGCCCAGTGGGGAGTTTAATGATATGTATGACTCAAACCCAAAGGAGACTTTCTCCTATCTGATTGAACAACTCAATAACTATGATCTGGCTTACCTACATCTGGTAGAGCCGCTTACAGATGTAAGTGATATGCCCAATTATACAAAACAGGTAGCTGAATTTTTTCGTCCGTCCTACGAAGGAACCCTAATTACCTGCGGAAACTATGATCGAGAGTCGGGCATGGAAGTGTTGCGTGAAGAAAATGCGGATCTCGTTGGCTATGCCAAGCTCTTTTTGGCCAATCCAGATTTACCCAAACGGTTTGCAGTAAATGCCGAATTGAACGAACCGGATCGAGATACATTCTATGGTGGAGATGAAAAAGGTTATACGGATTATTCTTTTATGAAAGAAGAGGATAAAACGGCACAAGAGGTGGCTTGA